A genomic stretch from Anaerococcus mediterraneensis includes:
- the ispD gene encoding 2-C-methyl-D-erythritol 4-phosphate cytidylyltransferase, which translates to MLDGKHLSAVVVAAGSGLRMGLTTNKPYIEIAGKKILELSLETVTSIREFDEIILVIRKKDLPMAELITKKLSDPRIKIIEGGASREESTYNGLLALSGKSQFVLTHDGVRPFASKELFYRILSMLKNYKAAISATKTKDTIKIANEKGEVDFTPNRDFVYNIQTPQAFDTKTLKELYKTYMKSEAKITDDSQLFEFFDRSTKVKIVDGEYSNIKITTKEDIIFANAYMRKDEL; encoded by the coding sequence ATGCTTGATGGAAAACACTTATCAGCTGTAGTTGTAGCGGCAGGGTCAGGACTTAGGATGGGACTTACTACAAACAAGCCCTATATAGAAATAGCTGGCAAAAAAATCCTAGAGCTTAGCCTAGAAACAGTGACATCAATAAGAGAGTTTGATGAAATAATTCTAGTTATTAGGAAAAAAGATCTACCAATGGCAGAACTAATAACAAAAAAGCTTTCTGATCCTAGAATAAAAATAATAGAAGGTGGAGCCAGCAGGGAAGAATCAACCTACAATGGCCTTCTGGCCCTCTCAGGTAAAAGTCAATTTGTCCTAACCCACGATGGGGTTAGGCCTTTTGCAAGCAAAGAATTATTTTATAGGATTCTTTCCATGCTAAAAAATTATAAGGCAGCCATAAGCGCTACCAAGACTAAGGATACAATAAAAATTGCCAATGAAAAAGGCGAGGTGGACTTCACACCTAATAGAGATTTTGTTTATAATATTCAAACCCCACAGGCCTTTGATACCAAAACTCTAAAAGAGCTATACAAGACATATATGAAAAGTGAGGCGAAAATTACAGATGATAGTCAGCTTTTTGAGTTTTTCGATAGGTCTACAAAGGTCAAAATTGTGGATGGAGAATATTCAAATATAAAAATTACAACCAAAGAGGACATAATTTTTGCAAATGCTTATATGAGAAAGGACGAGCTATGA